A genomic segment from Brevundimonas sp. SORGH_AS_0993 encodes:
- a CDS encoding MoxR family ATPase — MSRFEGTENYIAASDLKVAVNAAVALERPLLIKGEPGTGKTVLAYEIARAFDAPLITWHVKSTTKAHNGLYEYDAVSRLRDSQLGEARVHDVRNYLKKGKLWEAFTAPVRPVLLIDEIDKADIEFPNDLLQELDRMEFYVQETDETIRAEVRPIVIITSNNEKELPDAFLRRCFFHYIRFPDADTLAAIVAVHFPSIKPRLVSEALKTFYEIRDTPGLKKKPSTSELLDWLKLLLVEDIDAETLREKTPNKVIPALHGALLKNEQDVHLFERLAFLNRREGSRPGG; from the coding sequence ATGAGCCGGTTCGAGGGCACGGAAAACTACATCGCCGCCAGCGACCTGAAGGTGGCGGTCAACGCCGCGGTCGCTCTTGAAAGGCCGCTGCTCATCAAGGGCGAGCCGGGCACAGGCAAGACCGTCCTGGCCTATGAGATCGCCAGGGCCTTCGACGCGCCCCTGATCACCTGGCATGTCAAATCGACGACCAAGGCTCACAATGGCCTTTACGAGTACGACGCCGTCAGCCGACTGCGCGACAGCCAGCTGGGCGAGGCGCGCGTCCACGACGTCCGCAACTACCTGAAGAAGGGCAAGCTGTGGGAGGCTTTCACCGCCCCCGTGCGCCCCGTCCTGCTGATCGACGAGATCGACAAGGCCGACATCGAGTTCCCCAACGACCTGCTGCAGGAACTCGATCGGATGGAGTTCTACGTCCAGGAGACGGACGAGACGATCCGCGCCGAGGTGCGCCCTATCGTCATCATCACCTCCAACAACGAAAAGGAGCTGCCGGACGCCTTCCTGCGCCGCTGCTTCTTCCACTACATCCGCTTCCCCGACGCCGACACCCTGGCCGCCATCGTCGCGGTCCACTTCCCCAGCATCAAGCCGCGCCTGGTGTCCGAAGCCCTGAAGACCTTCTATGAAATCCGCGACACGCCGGGCCTGAAGAAGAAGCCCTCCACCTCCGAACTTCTGGACTGGTTGAAGCTGCTGCTGGTCGAGGACATCGACGCCGAGACCCTGCGCGAGAAGACGCCCAACAAGGTGATCCCGGCCCTGCACGGCGCCCTGCTGAAGAACGAGCAGGATGTGCATCTGTTCGAACGCCTGGCCTTCCTGAACCGGCGCGAGGGGTCGCGGCCCGGCGGCTGA